A genomic window from Sporosarcina sp. Marseille-Q4063 includes:
- a CDS encoding GntR family transcriptional regulator translates to MKNEGLDSNAEEPLYKQLAKIISGKILEEGMDSGTLIPSESEMIEKYNVSRTTVREAIQLLVNKGVLEKIWGKGTIVKSSVFVETLGELTGFAEEIMEQGYVPSAKLISAEMKSNHLYEMSKLSLSPQDEILIIERIRIADDLPIAYERSCWPKNIGKLLLKENLNEIRFYDLLEQKYNIYLTEADESISATNASGFEAGLLGVGPGTALLEMNRISYGVDGAPLEFTCTKYRSDTYSYNIHLKRTRKTEGMKGE, encoded by the coding sequence ATGAAAAATGAGGGATTAGATTCTAATGCTGAAGAACCTCTCTATAAACAGTTGGCCAAAATTATTTCTGGGAAAATTTTAGAAGAAGGAATGGATTCAGGAACACTTATTCCCTCGGAGAGCGAAATGATTGAGAAGTATAACGTCAGTAGAACAACTGTTAGAGAAGCAATACAATTACTAGTAAATAAAGGTGTCTTAGAAAAAATATGGGGTAAAGGAACAATTGTTAAATCATCAGTCTTTGTTGAAACTTTAGGTGAATTAACTGGGTTTGCAGAAGAAATAATGGAGCAAGGCTATGTACCTTCAGCAAAGTTGATATCTGCTGAGATGAAGTCTAACCATTTATATGAGATGTCTAAATTGTCACTCAGTCCCCAAGACGAGATTCTTATTATTGAAAGAATCAGGATTGCTGATGATCTTCCCATTGCGTATGAAAGAAGCTGTTGGCCTAAGAACATTGGAAAGCTACTTTTGAAAGAAAATTTAAATGAGATAAGATTCTATGATTTATTAGAGCAAAAATATAATATTTATTTGACAGAAGCAGACGAAAGTATAAGCGCAACAAACGCATCAGGGTTTGAGGCCGGTCTATTAGGGGTAGGTCCTGGAACAGCTTTATTGGAAATGAATAGGATCAGTTACGGGGTTGATGGTGCTCCTCTTGAGTTTACATGCACAAAATATAGATCCGATACATATTCCTATAATATTCACTTGAAGAGAACGAGAAAAACTGAAGGTATGAAAGGGGAATAA
- a CDS encoding class II fructose-bisphosphate aldolase, protein MQQKNTKEVLEKARREGYAVGAFNPHNLETIKAILLASEELRAPVIIQIGQKMINRYGMEESVNVIKAIGKSIDATVSIHLDHGNSIEQAESAIHSGFQSVMYDGSHLSIEENVKNTKKVIEIAKAHGIPVEGEIGQIPGVEDEVHVSEDEASITTLEEAIEFVNLTNIDFFAFSIGTAHGVYTKEPYIHFDRLREIAGVVSHPLVLHGGSGISDEMIRKSISLGIAKINVDTDLRLKFKESITKSITENSYGHLTDLLDQAVYDVKEKVKEKIILFGSENQV, encoded by the coding sequence TTGCAACAAAAAAACACGAAAGAAGTTTTAGAGAAAGCTCGTAGAGAAGGTTACGCCGTAGGGGCATTTAATCCTCATAATTTAGAAACGATAAAAGCAATATTGTTGGCTTCCGAAGAATTAAGAGCCCCTGTAATTATTCAAATTGGTCAAAAAATGATTAACAGATATGGAATGGAAGAGTCCGTTAATGTGATTAAAGCGATTGGAAAGTCTATTGATGCGACCGTATCTATCCATCTAGACCATGGTAATAGTATTGAACAAGCAGAGTCAGCTATTCATAGTGGTTTCCAATCTGTTATGTATGATGGTTCCCACCTTTCTATAGAAGAAAACGTAAAGAATACAAAAAAAGTAATTGAAATAGCTAAAGCTCATGGTATACCAGTTGAAGGAGAAATTGGACAAATTCCGGGAGTAGAAGACGAGGTACATGTTAGTGAAGATGAGGCAAGTATAACAACCTTGGAAGAAGCTATAGAATTTGTAAACTTAACAAATATCGACTTTTTTGCATTTTCTATAGGGACAGCTCATGGAGTGTATACAAAAGAGCCTTACATTCACTTCGATAGATTAAGAGAGATAGCTGGAGTTGTATCACACCCACTCGTTTTACATGGGGGATCTGGAATTTCTGACGAAATGATTAGAAAGTCAATTTCATTAGGAATAGCTAAGATTAATGTTGATACAGATTTACGATTAAAGTTTAAAGAGTCAATCACGAAGAGTATAACTGAGAATAGTTACGGTCATCTTACCGATTTGCTAGACCAGGCGGTGTATGATGTAAAAGAGAAAGTGAAAGAAAAAATCATTCTATTTGGAAGTGAAAACCAAGTTTAA
- a CDS encoding NAD-dependent succinate-semialdehyde dehydrogenase, whose product MTNKEEFELGLLYIDGQWIESKSSNFIDVHNPSTNEVIGKITSAGRKDTKKAIEAATKASPAWKSMPAKERAIYLEKIAAMMIERKEEIARVLSIEQGKPLREAIGETLQAADFLKWYAEEGKRVYGNTIPASDATKKLLTWYEPVGVTAAITPWNFPVSMVTRKLGPALAAGCTVVLKPSEFTPFTAIKLFQIFEEAGLPKGVANLVFGVASEIGEEFLQNNEVKKISFTGSTQVGKYLYKEAANQVKRISLELGGHAPFIVFEDADIEKAVEGLIVSKFRNAGQTCVSANRIYVHEDILNQFVSSLAGKVKEFKIGCGLDADTDLGPVINEAAIIKIEDQVADALEKNANLVTGGKSVKAQGYFYEPTILTNMTKDMKINKEETFGPVLPIWTFQNDDEVIGYANDTNFGLAAYYYTKDLKRSYSIAEKLEYGIIGLNDPNPAVAQAPFGGFKESGIGREGGFQGIMEYLEAKYLSIQL is encoded by the coding sequence ATGACTAATAAAGAAGAGTTCGAACTAGGTTTGTTATATATAGATGGTCAATGGATAGAAAGTAAATCATCCAATTTTATTGATGTACATAATCCATCTACCAATGAGGTTATAGGGAAAATCACAAGTGCAGGACGTAAGGATACGAAGAAAGCTATCGAAGCAGCTACGAAAGCATCTCCAGCTTGGAAGAGTATGCCGGCAAAGGAGCGGGCTATTTATCTTGAGAAAATAGCGGCAATGATGATAGAGAGAAAAGAAGAAATAGCGAGAGTTTTGTCAATTGAACAAGGAAAGCCTTTGAGGGAAGCGATAGGCGAAACATTACAAGCAGCAGATTTCTTAAAGTGGTATGCGGAAGAAGGAAAACGTGTATATGGAAACACTATACCTGCTTCAGATGCTACGAAAAAGTTATTAACATGGTATGAGCCGGTGGGCGTGACAGCTGCTATAACCCCTTGGAATTTCCCGGTTTCTATGGTTACCCGTAAATTAGGACCTGCCCTAGCAGCGGGTTGTACAGTTGTATTAAAGCCGTCTGAATTTACTCCATTCACGGCGATTAAGCTATTCCAAATATTTGAAGAGGCGGGTCTACCTAAAGGTGTCGCAAATCTTGTGTTTGGAGTAGCGTCAGAAATAGGTGAAGAATTTTTACAAAATAATGAAGTTAAAAAGATTTCCTTTACTGGATCAACACAAGTTGGAAAGTATTTATATAAAGAAGCGGCAAACCAGGTGAAAAGAATTTCACTAGAACTTGGTGGACATGCACCATTTATTGTATTTGAGGACGCAGACATAGAGAAGGCAGTAGAAGGTCTTATTGTAAGTAAATTTAGGAATGCGGGTCAAACATGCGTTTCAGCTAATCGAATTTATGTACACGAAGACATATTAAATCAATTTGTTTCATCTTTAGCAGGAAAGGTAAAGGAGTTTAAAATAGGTTGTGGCTTAGATGCGGATACAGATCTCGGTCCAGTCATAAATGAAGCTGCTATTATTAAAATTGAAGATCAAGTAGCGGATGCATTAGAGAAAAATGCAAACTTGGTGACTGGTGGTAAATCCGTTAAAGCACAAGGTTATTTTTATGAACCAACTATATTAACTAATATGACTAAAGACATGAAAATAAATAAAGAAGAAACGTTTGGACCAGTTTTACCAATTTGGACATTCCAAAATGATGATGAAGTGATAGGTTATGCCAATGATACAAACTTTGGATTAGCGGCTTATTATTATACCAAGGATTTAAAGCGTTCATATTCTATTGCAGAAAAATTAGAGTATGGAATTATCGGATTAAATGATCCAAATCCGGCTGTTGCTCAAGCACCATTTGGTGGATTTAAGGAAAGTGGAATTGGAAGAGAAGGTGGATTCCAAGGAATTATGGAATATCTTGAGGCAAAATATTTATCGATACAACTTTAA
- a CDS encoding mandelate racemase/muconate lactonizing enzyme family protein, whose product MKILSLKSSYVLSDIKYPVVSSVRKSDKIPFLTLEIHTNEGIIGVSYIQAFNKQVADATSSIVAFLEKLLIGKNPLAIEERNKEMWERTKLFGHSGIVTFAISLIDIALWDIKGKTYNQPVYRLLGGEENSFDAYASDGLWLTNLDSIMKQSEELVSIGFTSIKMRMGRKNIKEDIEILDALRNHWGNELNIMVDVNQGWNRKQAKEMLDILKKYNVYWVEEPLDTNDLEGYNQLTLSSKTPVCFGENIYGMNNVFTCLAQNTSNYFTPDLQRIGGITGWLKIAPILEYYRVPCAVHLFPEYAVHLMSTYPYSEKVEWMSWSSALFINPLTCENGTIKIPDSPGFGMNLLKN is encoded by the coding sequence ATGAAAATTTTGTCATTAAAGTCTTCTTATGTTCTAAGTGACATTAAATATCCAGTTGTCTCGAGTGTAAGAAAATCAGATAAAATACCTTTTCTTACGTTAGAGATACATACGAACGAGGGAATTATAGGAGTATCCTATATCCAGGCTTTTAATAAACAGGTCGCTGATGCTACGAGTAGCATCGTAGCATTTTTAGAAAAGCTGTTAATAGGTAAAAATCCATTAGCCATAGAAGAAAGAAATAAGGAAATGTGGGAAAGGACAAAATTATTTGGTCATTCCGGAATCGTTACCTTCGCAATATCTTTAATAGATATAGCTTTATGGGATATCAAAGGCAAGACTTATAACCAACCAGTTTATCGATTGCTAGGCGGGGAGGAAAATAGTTTTGATGCCTATGCAAGTGATGGATTGTGGTTAACTAATCTGGACTCTATTATGAAGCAGTCTGAGGAATTGGTTAGTATTGGTTTTACATCAATAAAAATGAGGATGGGCAGAAAAAATATTAAGGAAGACATTGAAATTTTAGATGCTTTACGAAATCATTGGGGAAATGAACTTAATATTATGGTAGATGTAAATCAAGGATGGAATAGAAAGCAAGCAAAAGAAATGCTAGATATTCTAAAGAAATATAATGTTTATTGGGTGGAAGAACCTTTAGATACAAACGATTTAGAAGGTTATAATCAACTGACATTAAGCTCTAAGACGCCAGTTTGTTTTGGTGAAAATATTTACGGGATGAATAATGTCTTTACTTGTCTTGCCCAAAACACCTCTAATTACTTTACACCGGACTTACAACGAATTGGAGGAATAACGGGTTGGCTTAAAATAGCTCCAATTCTTGAGTATTACCGAGTTCCATGTGCAGTACATTTATTCCCTGAGTATGCAGTGCATTTAATGTCTACCTATCCTTATAGTGAAAAGGTTGAATGGATGAGTTGGTCTTCTGCTCTGTTTATAAACCCGCTGACATGTGAAAATGGGACGATTAAGATTCCAGACTCACCTGGGTTTGGTATGAATCTCCTGAAAAATTAG
- a CDS encoding sulfite exporter TauE/SafE family protein yields the protein MALIASVVGATAGLGGGVIIKPVLDLLHHFDLASIGVLSSFTVLSMAIVTLVKAFRNNIKPDSKTSILIAAGSILGGMSGRYLFNHLITVMENEQLLALIQSYILACILLLIYLFVRYKHNWKTLVIKRKIIILIVGYSLGVISAFLGIGGGPLNVAFLYLLFSMDARNAMINSTFIILFSQASNLLSITFTTGFGSYNLSMLPFMVLGGVLGGLAGSQLAIKFNNKQIEVIFNALMIIILLINIYNIIRFYV from the coding sequence ATAGCATTGATCGCATCCGTTGTTGGTGCGACGGCAGGTCTAGGTGGTGGTGTGATTATAAAACCGGTCCTAGATCTGTTACACCACTTTGATCTTGCTTCGATCGGAGTGTTATCGTCTTTTACAGTTTTATCTATGGCAATTGTCACTTTGGTGAAAGCATTTAGAAATAATATTAAGCCAGATAGCAAAACAAGTATTTTAATAGCAGCGGGTTCGATTTTAGGTGGTATGTCTGGAAGATATTTATTTAATCACCTAATAACTGTCATGGAAAATGAACAGCTATTAGCGCTAATTCAGTCATACATTTTAGCTTGTATATTGTTACTGATTTATTTGTTTGTGCGATATAAGCATAATTGGAAGACGCTAGTTATCAAGCGAAAAATAATAATTCTAATAGTCGGATATTCATTAGGAGTTATTTCAGCATTTTTAGGAATAGGTGGAGGTCCCCTAAATGTAGCGTTTTTGTATCTGCTTTTTTCAATGGATGCAAGAAACGCAATGATTAATTCTACTTTTATTATTTTATTCTCACAAGCCTCTAATTTGTTGTCAATAACTTTCACTACAGGTTTTGGTAGCTATAATTTATCAATGTTACCATTTATGGTATTGGGTGGTGTCTTGGGGGGGTTAGCGGGATCACAATTGGCAATTAAATTTAATAATAAACAAATTGAAGTTATATTTAATGCTTTGATGATTATTATATTGCTTATAAATATTTATAATATAATTAGATTTTATGTTTAG
- a CDS encoding competence protein ComK, translating into MRLLNEFIVKYGTIMFYPENDEYGNLHTRVFDNHSVYHVDVCPSELLDTNLKYYGSSLKGARDGASMILGGKSMTPIVVNAIHGIYWFPSKSPSSRDCIWFALHQIKHYEKIDQGKTLVTFYNDSTFKLDVSYYSFDKRVKEAYKLKCKIEERNNEIPVRIAETKEKFHFNKNDHNLNYGVVKVKPPPV; encoded by the coding sequence ATGAGATTATTAAATGAGTTTATCGTGAAATACGGAACAATTATGTTTTACCCTGAAAACGATGAATATGGGAATTTGCACACACGTGTTTTCGATAATCATAGTGTTTATCATGTGGATGTGTGTCCTTCGGAGTTATTAGATACTAATTTAAAATATTATGGTTCTAGCCTTAAAGGTGCTAGAGATGGTGCTAGCATGATATTGGGTGGGAAAAGTATGACGCCAATTGTTGTTAATGCAATTCATGGAATTTATTGGTTCCCAAGTAAATCGCCATCAAGCAGGGATTGCATCTGGTTTGCACTTCACCAGATCAAGCATTATGAAAAAATTGACCAAGGAAAAACCCTAGTTACATTTTATAATGACAGTACGTTTAAATTAGATGTAAGCTATTATTCATTCGATAAGAGAGTAAAAGAAGCTTATAAACTTAAGTGTAAAATTGAAGAAAGAAATAACGAAATCCCTGTAAGGATTGCTGAAACAAAAGAGAAATTTCATTTCAACAAAAATGATCATAACTTGAATTATGGTGTCGTGAAGGTTAAGCCACCACCTGTGTAA
- a CDS encoding IclR family transcriptional regulator, translating into MIEINKYKNQSLERAFSILNLFTQVEPELSFNEIDKKINLTKATLYRFLGDLEVSGFIEQDIFSKKYRLGLKLLELGTIVQDNIEVRKKAFPFLEDIRKRTNENVNLGILENGEVVYVERLETARLIRMNFRVGSRVPAHCSSIGKVLLSYASQEEQSHYLETVELEMFTEQTITSEVEFNKELIKTRNQGYSISDREFIDEIRTIAFPIFNHLNEAVASFNISGPHYRLPYELIQTKILPMLLDTGEKISKEIGFSGNYTKIVNLNSNNITEI; encoded by the coding sequence GTGATAGAAATTAATAAATATAAAAATCAATCATTGGAAAGAGCATTTTCAATATTAAATCTGTTTACACAGGTAGAGCCTGAACTTTCTTTTAATGAAATTGATAAGAAAATAAATTTGACTAAAGCAACATTATATCGGTTTTTAGGAGATTTAGAGGTATCGGGATTTATAGAGCAAGATATTTTCAGTAAAAAATATCGACTTGGTTTGAAATTGTTGGAATTAGGAACGATTGTACAAGACAATATCGAAGTTCGAAAAAAGGCATTTCCGTTTTTAGAGGATATTAGAAAAAGAACAAATGAAAACGTGAATCTTGGAATTTTGGAAAATGGCGAGGTTGTATATGTTGAGAGGTTGGAAACTGCTAGATTAATTAGGATGAACTTTAGAGTTGGATCTAGAGTACCTGCTCATTGTTCATCAATAGGTAAAGTACTATTAAGTTATGCTTCACAAGAGGAACAATCACATTACTTAGAAACGGTTGAACTTGAGATGTTTACTGAACAAACAATTACAAGTGAGGTGGAGTTCAATAAAGAGCTAATTAAAACTAGAAATCAGGGATATTCAATAAGCGACAGAGAATTTATTGATGAAATTAGAACGATAGCATTTCCGATATTTAATCATTTAAATGAAGCGGTTGCATCATTTAATATTTCCGGTCCTCACTATAGACTTCCATATGAGTTAATACAAACTAAGATACTACCAATGCTTCTTGATACAGGAGAAAAAATTTCGAAAGAAATAGGTTTTTCTGGTAACTATACTAAGATTGTAAATTTAAATTCTAATAATATTACAGAGATTTGA
- a CDS encoding SDR family NAD(P)-dependent oxidoreductase → MFSDKVVLITGGAGGIGGGIAKMFLEQGALVIINDISPSALNSYLSNLGELKKKAVSYEANVSSSAQVDSMIKYIYSKFGRIDVLVNAAGFGIIAPSISDISDDEWDLVLNVNLKGAFYTCRSVTPIMKKQKSGRIINISSLAGKTKSVIAGVHYTSAKAGLLGLTRHLADELMTSNITVNAICPGVTKTNLVCEQKTKEELATIATKIPMQKLGTVDDVVKAVKYFADFENSYITGISLDVNGGLFMN, encoded by the coding sequence ATGTTTAGTGATAAAGTAGTTTTAATTACGGGTGGAGCAGGAGGAATTGGTGGTGGGATTGCAAAAATGTTTCTAGAGCAAGGAGCATTAGTCATTATAAATGATATTTCTCCTAGTGCACTGAATTCATATTTAAGTAATTTAGGTGAATTGAAAAAGAAAGCGGTTTCATACGAGGCAAATGTTTCATCATCAGCACAAGTAGACTCAATGATTAAATATATTTACTCTAAGTTCGGGAGAATTGATGTATTAGTCAATGCAGCGGGTTTTGGAATAATTGCTCCTAGTATCTCTGATATATCCGATGATGAATGGGATCTCGTCCTTAATGTAAATTTAAAAGGAGCTTTTTATACTTGCCGCTCAGTTACTCCAATCATGAAAAAGCAAAAGTCGGGTAGAATAATAAATATTTCTTCTTTAGCGGGTAAAACAAAAAGTGTTATTGCAGGTGTACACTATACTTCTGCAAAAGCAGGATTGTTAGGATTAACAAGGCATTTAGCAGATGAATTAATGACTAGTAATATAACTGTTAATGCAATATGTCCAGGAGTTACGAAAACAAATTTAGTTTGTGAACAAAAGACAAAAGAAGAATTAGCAACAATAGCCACAAAAATTCCTATGCAAAAACTTGGTACTGTAGATGATGTTGTTAAAGCGGTTAAATACTTTGCTGACTTCGAAAATTCTTATATTACAGGTATCAGTTTAGATGTGAATGGTGGGTTATTTATGAACTAA
- a CDS encoding DUF1850 domain-containing protein: MKRRRLVTPAGLKVGKIAIPCIIFLLLVCHSLNSVYVFSISCCTDELVYSEVVNGNEELSIEYEHSLYKVKQKEYFELRNTEFELHSMFFGNYQAYDYYDSNSYGELQQNDDGTYLLTNLTYKLNQINFRNAAFSNLLVTINDTSINLGELVETGEIIQMKINKKARILTYLGGKQDGER; this comes from the coding sequence ATGAAGAGAAGAAGATTAGTTACCCCGGCGGGATTGAAAGTTGGGAAGATTGCTATTCCTTGTATAATATTTTTGTTGCTAGTCTGCCATTCACTCAATTCAGTTTATGTATTTTCGATTTCATGTTGTACAGATGAATTGGTCTATAGTGAAGTAGTCAATGGTAATGAAGAATTATCAATTGAATACGAACATTCTTTATACAAAGTTAAACAGAAGGAATACTTTGAGTTGAGAAACACGGAATTTGAGTTACATTCGATGTTTTTCGGAAATTATCAAGCCTATGATTATTATGACAGTAACTCCTATGGTGAACTTCAGCAAAATGATGATGGAACATACTTACTAACAAATCTAACTTACAAACTAAATCAAATTAACTTTCGTAATGCAGCATTCAGCAATCTTTTGGTAACTATAAATGATACATCAATAAACTTGGGGGAATTAGTTGAAACGGGTGAGATCATTCAAATGAAAATCAATAAAAAGGCACGAATATTAACTTACTTAGGAGGGAAGCAAGATGGTGAAAGATGA
- a CDS encoding TRAP transporter permease — translation MVKDEEAEIEIENDEMKKFRSFKGIIKKLIFIFAVVFSLFQMYIIYFPLNTIQVRIIHLMFALVLIFILIPGIKSVKSYDRISIIDGALVLSTIFSCLYIAIESIQLSNERLGNYNNMDVVVSTIIVLLVLESTRRILGWILPIIAIAFILYAHFGNWIPGTLGNSGFSFNRIVTTLSLWTEGILGTPLGVSASYVALFIIFAVFLQQTGAGQFFIDFSLSLFGRFRGGPAKVAVVASSLFGSVSGSAVANVAGTGTLTIPLMKKSGFSKADAAGVEAVASTGGQLMPPIMGAAAFIMVEVLNVPLIYIIVAAVIPAILYYLSVFIQVDLKAVNSGLVGLEKKQLPNLKKVIIERWHLSIPLIILIYLLSVVNTSPGKAALWATIASVVVTMFSKKTRMTFKNILVALERGAYAVLEIVAVCACAGIIIGVFSLTGLGLKFSGIIIDLAQENIILLLILTMIACLIAGMGVPTVAAYLIVSVLVAPALITMGAEPIAAHMFVFYFAIISAITPPVALASYVAAGIAGSKPFITSIRAFKLGLSGFIIPFMFVFNPTLLMVGEPLEIVISIITAVLGVTLLAGTVEGYFYYLNKLSSLLRVLLLIIALSLIHPNIWTDLFGVIAIAMIFGFVWLKRSVMKTEIIN, via the coding sequence ATGGTGAAAGATGAAGAAGCTGAAATCGAAATAGAAAATGATGAAATGAAAAAGTTTAGAAGTTTTAAGGGGATAATTAAGAAACTAATTTTTATATTCGCTGTTGTATTTTCTCTTTTTCAAATGTACATTATTTATTTTCCATTAAATACCATACAGGTTCGAATAATACACCTAATGTTTGCGTTAGTTTTGATTTTTATTTTAATACCTGGAATTAAAAGTGTTAAAAGTTATGATCGAATATCCATAATAGATGGTGCATTGGTATTATCAACTATTTTTTCATGTCTATACATCGCAATAGAAAGTATTCAGCTTTCTAATGAAAGGTTGGGAAACTATAACAATATGGATGTTGTAGTTTCAACAATAATTGTTTTATTAGTTTTGGAATCTACTAGAAGGATTCTAGGGTGGATTTTACCCATAATTGCAATAGCTTTTATACTTTACGCTCACTTTGGTAATTGGATTCCAGGTACATTAGGAAATTCAGGGTTTAGTTTCAATCGAATTGTAACAACACTTTCCTTATGGACTGAGGGAATATTAGGTACACCACTTGGAGTTTCCGCATCCTATGTTGCTTTATTCATCATTTTTGCAGTGTTTTTACAACAAACTGGTGCAGGTCAGTTTTTTATCGATTTCTCACTTTCACTCTTTGGTAGATTTAGAGGCGGGCCAGCGAAGGTAGCGGTTGTAGCAAGTAGTTTGTTTGGTAGTGTTTCCGGAAGTGCTGTAGCAAACGTAGCTGGTACCGGAACTTTAACAATTCCTTTAATGAAAAAGAGTGGTTTTAGTAAAGCTGATGCCGCAGGAGTTGAGGCTGTTGCATCGACTGGAGGCCAATTAATGCCCCCGATTATGGGAGCAGCAGCATTTATTATGGTAGAAGTGTTAAATGTCCCATTAATTTATATTATCGTAGCAGCTGTAATCCCAGCTATACTTTATTATCTGTCGGTATTTATTCAAGTTGATTTAAAGGCAGTCAATTCAGGTCTAGTTGGTCTTGAAAAGAAACAGTTACCAAATCTTAAAAAAGTAATTATTGAAAGATGGCATCTTTCGATACCGTTAATTATATTAATTTATTTACTCTCGGTTGTTAATACATCACCAGGAAAAGCAGCGCTTTGGGCAACTATTGCTAGTGTAGTTGTAACTATGTTTAGCAAAAAAACTAGAATGACATTTAAAAATATTTTAGTTGCTTTAGAAAGAGGTGCTTACGCAGTATTAGAAATTGTTGCAGTTTGTGCATGTGCTGGAATCATTATTGGTGTATTTAGTTTAACTGGTCTTGGCTTGAAATTCTCTGGGATTATCATTGATCTTGCACAAGAGAATATTATTCTTCTTTTAATTTTAACAATGATTGCTTGTTTAATTGCAGGAATGGGAGTTCCGACAGTAGCTGCTTATTTAATTGTTTCAGTATTAGTTGCACCTGCATTAATAACAATGGGTGCGGAACCCATCGCGGCGCATATGTTTGTTTTCTACTTTGCGATTATTTCAGCCATTACGCCACCTGTTGCACTTGCATCCTATGTAGCAGCAGGAATAGCTGGGTCCAAGCCATTTATTACAAGTATCAGAGCTTTCAAACTAGGCTTATCTGGTTTTATAATTCCGTTTATGTTTGTTTTTAATCCGACTTTGTTAATGGTTGGTGAGCCACTTGAGATAGTAATTAGTATCATTACAGCAGTGTTGGGTGTGACATTACTTGCGGGCACTGTAGAAGGATATTTTTACTATCTGAATAAATTGAGTAGTTTACTAAGAGTCCTATTATTGATAATAGCACTATCGTTAATTCATCCTAATATTTGGACCGACTTATTTGGTGTTATAGCAATTGCTATGATATTTGGATTCGTATGGCTAAAAAGAAGCGTAATGAAAACGGAAATAATTAATTAA
- a CDS encoding TAXI family TRAP transporter solute-binding subunit: protein MGKKSLAITILLMFVLIVTACSDTKNETRRSIGTGGSGGVFYIMGAGIGNLVTTKSDVLDLTAQSTAATTENLNLVNDGDLDFAFSVYDAAVDAINGEGGYDKLDNLRIVMAGHGGYKHLIVREDSKINSIADLKGKKVGISPGDIGKKLFSATIEPYGLTLDDLETVPLSYTEMSNGLKDKTLDAISVLAGLPASSVIELGSSIDIRFLSQTEEGIKKLTADYPYWFDATIPAESYKQEADIKTFVAPYVIIANKDVPDEVVYDFIKIMFENESDIEAIHPEGKNYSANNEFYTQEPLVPYHEGAEKYLKEQGVIE, encoded by the coding sequence ATGGGTAAAAAAAGTTTAGCTATAACAATATTGTTGATGTTTGTATTGATTGTAACCGCGTGTAGCGACACCAAAAATGAAACAAGAAGGTCAATTGGGACAGGCGGTAGCGGTGGAGTGTTTTATATTATGGGGGCAGGGATAGGAAATCTTGTTACAACAAAATCAGATGTATTAGACTTAACTGCTCAGTCAACCGCAGCAACCACAGAAAACTTAAATCTTGTAAATGATGGCGATTTAGACTTCGCCTTTAGTGTTTATGATGCGGCTGTCGATGCAATTAATGGCGAGGGCGGCTATGATAAACTTGACAATTTAAGAATAGTTATGGCTGGACACGGCGGATATAAACATTTAATAGTCAGAGAAGACTCTAAGATTAACTCGATTGCTGATTTAAAAGGTAAGAAAGTGGGTATTTCACCGGGAGATATTGGTAAAAAGCTCTTTTCAGCGACAATTGAGCCCTATGGCTTAACTCTAGATGATCTTGAAACTGTGCCGCTCTCCTATACTGAAATGTCGAATGGGCTAAAAGATAAGACATTGGATGCTATATCAGTTTTGGCAGGACTCCCTGCTTCTTCAGTTATTGAGTTGGGCTCATCTATTGATATAAGATTTTTAAGTCAAACAGAAGAAGGTATTAAGAAGCTTACCGCAGACTATCCATATTGGTTTGATGCAACAATTCCGGCTGAGAGTTACAAGCAAGAAGCTGATATTAAAACATTTGTTGCCCCATATGTAATTATCGCAAACAAAGACGTTCCAGATGAAGTAGTTTATGATTTTATCAAAATAATGTTTGAAAATGAATCAGATATTGAAGCTATTCACCCAGAAGGAAAAAATTACTCTGCAAATAATGAATTTTATACACAAGAACCTTTAGTACCATACCATGAAGGAGCTGAAAAATATTTAAAAGAACAAGGGGTAATAGAATAA